A window from Rhizosphaericola mali encodes these proteins:
- a CDS encoding ribose-phosphate pyrophosphokinase: MNPSVKIFSGTGSVELAEKIAESYGTTLGKIKIQKFSDGEIQPVFLESIRGDYVFLVNGTFAPSENLLELLLMIDAAKRASAEKIVVVLPYYGYARQDRKDKPRVAIGSKLIASLLEKAGADRVITMDLHAPQIQGFFEIPVDHLDSSAIFIPYLEHLKIKNITFAAPDVGSTNRVREIASFFNAEMVICDKHRKRANEIASMVVIGDVTGKDIILVDDIIDTAGTLTKAAGLLLEKGAKSVRALCTHPVLSGKAYENIANSVLTELVVCDTIPLNKEKVAQYNLKNKIKVVTVADLFAIAIRNAYENRSITSLFVHSQRREL, translated from the coding sequence ATGAATCCATCTGTTAAGATTTTTTCAGGTACAGGGTCAGTAGAACTGGCTGAAAAAATAGCCGAGAGTTATGGTACAACTTTAGGCAAGATAAAAATTCAGAAATTCAGTGACGGCGAGATACAGCCGGTCTTTCTGGAAAGTATTCGTGGTGATTATGTTTTTTTGGTCAATGGCACTTTTGCTCCTAGTGAAAATTTGCTAGAATTGTTGCTGATGATCGACGCAGCAAAAAGAGCGAGTGCAGAGAAAATTGTCGTAGTACTTCCTTATTATGGATATGCTCGTCAAGATAGAAAAGACAAGCCTCGTGTAGCTATCGGTTCCAAATTAATTGCTTCTTTATTAGAAAAAGCCGGCGCAGATAGAGTCATCACTATGGACTTACACGCACCACAAATTCAAGGCTTTTTTGAAATCCCTGTAGATCATCTGGATAGTTCGGCAATTTTCATTCCTTATTTAGAGCATTTAAAGATAAAAAATATTACCTTTGCCGCCCCTGACGTAGGAAGTACAAACAGAGTACGTGAAATTGCAAGCTTTTTCAATGCTGAAATGGTGATTTGTGACAAGCACAGAAAAAGAGCTAATGAAATCGCTAGTATGGTGGTCATTGGTGATGTAACGGGGAAAGATATCATATTAGTTGACGATATTATTGATACCGCAGGAACCTTAACAAAAGCCGCAGGCTTGTTATTAGAGAAAGGTGCGAAAAGTGTAAGAGCACTTTGTACACATCCGGTTTTAAGTGGTAAAGCGTATGAAAATATCGCCAATAGTGTATTGACAGAATTAGTTGTATGCGATACGATTCCTTTAAATAAAGAAAAGGTTGCACAATACAATTTAAAAAATAAAATAAAGGTCGTAACTGTCGCAGATTTATTTGCCATCGCAATTAGAAATGCATACGAAAACAGAAGTATTACGAGCTTATTTGTACATTCTCAAAGAAGAGAATTATAA
- a CDS encoding 50S ribosomal protein L25 gives MNTITIEGQLRTEFGKKATRAVRSQGNVPAVIYGGAKEINFSAPAKAFKSLVYTDKFQLVDITVDGVTYKAIMKDLQFDRVSDALTHVDFLELNDDKKVVATLPLKYVGSSKGVKAGGKFIAKLKSLKVKTLPKHLKEAIEVDITSLDLNGNIRVEDVHADNFEIMNSPRIPIASVVLTRQLKQASAEAKK, from the coding sequence ATGAACACAATTACAATCGAAGGTCAACTGAGGACCGAATTTGGCAAAAAAGCTACCCGTGCGGTTCGCTCTCAGGGCAATGTACCTGCTGTAATTTACGGGGGTGCTAAGGAGATTAATTTTTCTGCTCCTGCTAAAGCATTTAAATCGTTGGTTTATACCGACAAATTTCAATTAGTTGATATTACTGTTGATGGCGTTACTTACAAAGCTATCATGAAAGACCTTCAATTTGACAGAGTAAGCGATGCATTGACGCACGTTGACTTTTTAGAATTGAACGATGATAAAAAAGTAGTTGCAACTTTGCCTCTTAAATATGTAGGTTCTTCAAAAGGTGTAAAAGCTGGTGGTAAATTTATCGCTAAATTGAAATCTTTGAAAGTAAAAACTTTACCTAAACATTTGAAAGAAGCTATCGAAGTAGATATCACTTCTTTGGATTTGAACGGTAACATTCGTGTAGAAGATGTACATGCTGACAATTTTGAAATCATGAACTCTCCACGTATTCCTATTGCATCTGTTGTATTGACTCGTCAATTGAAACAAGCAAGTGCAGAAGCAAAAAAATAG
- the pth gene encoding aminoacyl-tRNA hydrolase — protein sequence MPAKYLIVGLGNIGTEYYNTRHNAGFDVVEAFAIKHGGFFKSDRLADMSEVKWKGNTFICIKPTTFMNLSGKSVKYWMDKEKISLENILVIVDDLALPISKIRLRGHGSDAGHNGLKDIQLMLNTDKYARLKFGIGNNFPKGMQAEFVLGKWFPEERLIIQKKIEKSVEIIEAFSTMGLERTMNRYNNISIE from the coding sequence ATGCCCGCAAAATATCTAATCGTAGGATTGGGAAATATCGGTACGGAATATTACAATACACGTCACAATGCAGGATTTGATGTGGTGGAAGCATTTGCCATAAAACATGGTGGATTTTTCAAAAGCGATCGTCTTGCTGATATGTCTGAAGTCAAATGGAAAGGCAATACATTTATATGTATCAAGCCGACCACATTTATGAATCTGAGTGGCAAGTCTGTCAAATATTGGATGGATAAAGAAAAAATCTCATTGGAAAATATATTAGTAATTGTAGATGATCTTGCACTTCCCATCAGCAAAATCCGTCTAAGAGGTCACGGTAGTGACGCTGGACACAACGGATTGAAAGACATACAACTGATGTTAAATACAGACAAATATGCACGTCTAAAATTTGGCATTGGCAATAATTTCCCCAAAGGGATGCAAGCGGAATTTGTATTAGGTAAATGGTTCCCAGAGGAACGCTTAATTATTCAAAAGAAAATCGAAAAAAGCGTGGAAATCATTGAAGCGTTTTCTACTATGGGATTGGAAAGGACGATGAATAGGTATAATAATATTTCGATTGAATAA
- a CDS encoding FUSC family protein, with protein sequence MDYRTEFKRFITGQHLFRGIVVTVGALIPCILLFNLHLLAKMMALPLGALFLSLTDNPGPQKERIKTLFLSLGVYVLVALITTLLRNIPFAVFIEIIVFSLVFSIIGIYGTRLTNMGTTALIIFTFYIDDHLSGKQFFDSALYFTIGGLWYILIFLLLNRIKPYLAIEQSLSEYLYDIGSFLKIKASYYQKNPDTESIKTRLITLQTKIRTDQDDLREMLFKTRELVNESTPRSRSLMFIFLDSIELFERIMTSQYDYEHLNKILEDSHIVQQFGAYISRLASEIQSLSLILPLEKPFQENKELDISFQNCKDSFSKLRAEKLTTENIQDFIVLSQILSSIEDLKNRIQKLQNATKLKFGEIKKDERLNINLKRFTPSITYNPKLFWSSFSLNSNLFKHALRVTIALLIGYIVSLFLPTGHSYWLLLTIVVLLKPAYSLSKQRNKHRIIGTLVGMFLGLILITFISSKLAIFLLLGAFMTFGYSMLKINYMFATLGITVFVILAYFYLSPQNIHTLFIDRSVDTVVASVIVGLTSTFIFPVWEESQIRVYVKNALLANKTYFRNTADLLLNRKGDDEQFRLSRKAAFIELGNLSDNFQRMLSEPKGKRAKISQLHQFVATTHMMTSYIASLSYYAHTQSQNLPSIEIGIEVSEIEKEMSEGVQLMSSHDIQDYKRQKLTLPKNMELNSLIEKRKEELRQFGTAGPTEVGATLSQLQAIQTILELIYSTAYELNKILIQIIGK encoded by the coding sequence ATGGATTACAGAACCGAGTTTAAACGATTTATTACTGGTCAACATTTATTTCGCGGCATTGTGGTAACTGTCGGCGCGCTGATTCCGTGTATCCTCCTTTTTAATTTACATCTTTTGGCCAAAATGATGGCATTACCGCTTGGTGCATTATTTTTGAGTCTAACAGACAATCCCGGCCCTCAAAAAGAACGGATCAAAACATTGTTTTTAAGCTTGGGCGTTTATGTACTTGTAGCGCTAATTACTACGCTTTTACGTAATATACCCTTTGCTGTTTTTATAGAAATTATCGTCTTCAGTTTGGTATTTTCCATTATCGGCATTTATGGTACGCGCTTGACCAATATGGGAACGACGGCTTTGATTATTTTTACATTTTACATTGACGATCATCTTTCGGGTAAACAATTTTTTGATAGTGCGCTTTACTTTACGATAGGTGGGCTTTGGTATATTTTGATTTTTTTATTACTCAATAGAATCAAACCTTACTTAGCTATAGAGCAATCTTTAAGCGAATATTTATATGATATTGGTTCTTTTTTGAAAATAAAAGCCAGCTATTATCAGAAAAATCCGGATACAGAATCCATCAAAACGCGGCTTATAACATTACAAACCAAAATCAGAACCGACCAAGATGATTTGCGCGAAATGTTATTCAAAACACGCGAATTAGTCAATGAATCTACACCACGAAGCCGTTCTTTGATGTTCATTTTCCTAGATAGTATTGAGTTGTTTGAGCGGATTATGACCTCGCAATATGATTACGAACATTTGAATAAAATATTAGAAGATTCACATATCGTACAGCAATTTGGCGCATATATTTCGAGATTAGCCTCTGAAATACAATCGCTTTCGCTTATTCTTCCATTGGAAAAGCCCTTTCAAGAAAACAAAGAATTAGATATTTCCTTTCAAAATTGTAAGGACTCTTTTTCCAAATTGCGCGCAGAAAAATTAACAACAGAAAATATTCAAGATTTTATTGTTTTGAGTCAAATACTTTCCAGTATTGAAGATCTAAAAAATCGTATTCAAAAACTTCAAAATGCAACTAAATTAAAATTTGGAGAGATAAAAAAAGACGAGCGGCTTAACATCAATTTAAAAAGATTCACGCCATCTATCACCTATAATCCCAAATTATTTTGGTCCAGTTTTTCTTTAAATTCTAATCTTTTCAAACACGCGTTGCGTGTAACGATCGCATTATTAATCGGTTATATTGTATCGCTCTTTTTACCGACTGGACATTCTTATTGGTTACTATTGACCATTGTCGTATTATTGAAACCGGCTTATAGTTTATCCAAACAAAGAAATAAACATCGTATTATCGGCACGTTGGTTGGCATGTTTTTAGGACTAATTCTAATCACTTTTATTTCATCCAAACTAGCTATATTTCTGTTGCTAGGTGCATTTATGACCTTTGGTTATAGTATGTTAAAAATTAACTACATGTTCGCCACGTTGGGCATTACCGTATTTGTTATTTTGGCCTATTTCTATTTAAGTCCTCAAAACATACATACACTATTTATCGATCGAAGTGTCGATACCGTCGTGGCATCCGTAATTGTAGGATTGACATCTACTTTCATTTTCCCAGTTTGGGAAGAGTCTCAAATACGTGTTTATGTAAAAAATGCACTATTGGCCAACAAAACTTATTTCCGCAATACCGCAGATCTGCTTTTAAATAGAAAAGGTGATGATGAGCAATTTAGATTAAGTAGAAAAGCAGCGTTCATTGAATTGGGTAATCTTTCGGATAATTTTCAACGTATGCTATCCGAACCGAAAGGGAAAAGAGCCAAAATCAGTCAATTACATCAGTTTGTCGCCACAACACACATGATGACCTCTTATATTGCCTCCCTCTCCTATTACGCTCATACGCAATCTCAAAATTTACCTTCTATTGAAATTGGAATCGAGGTGAGCGAGATTGAAAAAGAAATGTCCGAAGGCGTGCAATTAATGAGCTCACATGATATCCAAGATTACAAAAGGCAGAAACTAACACTACCCAAAAACATGGAGCTCAATTCTCTGATTGAAAAAAGAAAAGAAGAACTCCGTCAATTCGGAACTGCTGGACCGACAGAAGTCGGAGCAACTCTTTCACAATTACAAGCAATTCAGACCATTTTGGAACTAATTTATTCGACGGCTTATGAATTGAATAAAATATTGATTCAGATAATAGGGAAATAA
- a CDS encoding MGH1-like glycoside hydrolase domain-containing protein, with the protein MSPEEQRLIANQDINYYMEEWGPYLSERQWGTVREDFSENGDAWNYFPFSHAHKRVYRWGEDGLGGLTDIFENLCFSVALWNGKDPILKERLFGLGNSEGNHGEDVKELYYYLDNVPSHYYMQFLYKYPQAAFPYTQLVEENARRSTLDKEFEILDTGVFDDNKYFDVQITYAKYSKRDIGIKIEITNRGRSTAPLTVLPTLWFYNRWCYNKSMPRPEIREINAQCVQADHYKLGRYYLYFQKSEDRLFTENETNFAEIYEGRENESEFTKDAFHKAIIQKIGLDKLREKKSGTKFSPVYQYKIAPGGTRTIHLRLADTFLENPFEKGSEYIFNLRKAEADAFYKTIIPAHLSDDLKNIQRQAYAGLLWSKQYYHFDIERWLSTSDGIAPVSEERKLGRNHEWVHLKNQNVILMPDKWEYPWYAAWDLAFQCIAVARVDAALAKNQLVLIMREWYMKPDGQLPAYEWSFGDVNPPLQAWSALEVYQIEKRNTGTGDISFLKRVFQKLIINFTWWINRKDPNGNNIFEGGFLGLDNIGVFNRNHTPSGNMRLEQADGTSWMGMYALNMMDIALEIALNDSSFEDMGTKFFEHFVLIAEALNEMGMWNEEDKFYYDTLAEKGGNTLHLRIQSIVGLTTMFAVSVISRTALKKLADFNKRINWFENYRKINGRFWPNEEKAESERILLSLVPKDRLIALLSRILNEDEFLSEVGIRALSKYHKANPYSVNIGEEHFEISYDPGDSVSDFFGGNSNWRGPVWIPINYLLIKSIRKYGKFYEDSLQVEYPTGSGDYLNLEKIADEISLRVIGIFTLDQENGRKYIDPAHAEFYKRPENRNLMQFFEYFHGDSGRGLGASHQTGWTALVAELIDQVKDRLG; encoded by the coding sequence ATGTCACCAGAAGAACAACGTCTAATCGCCAATCAAGATATAAATTATTACATGGAAGAATGGGGGCCTTATTTGTCCGAAAGACAATGGGGAACTGTTCGAGAAGATTTTAGTGAAAATGGAGATGCTTGGAATTATTTTCCATTTTCTCATGCACACAAGCGCGTCTATCGCTGGGGGGAAGATGGATTGGGTGGATTGACTGATATATTTGAAAATCTTTGTTTCAGCGTCGCACTGTGGAATGGAAAAGATCCTATTTTGAAAGAGCGATTATTCGGTTTGGGTAATTCGGAAGGCAATCACGGAGAGGATGTGAAGGAATTGTATTATTATTTGGATAATGTGCCTTCGCATTATTACATGCAATTTTTGTACAAATATCCGCAAGCTGCATTCCCCTATACGCAATTAGTGGAAGAGAATGCTAGACGTTCCACTTTGGATAAGGAATTTGAAATTTTAGATACAGGGGTATTTGACGATAATAAATATTTTGATGTACAAATTACGTATGCCAAATATTCAAAAAGAGATATTGGGATAAAAATTGAAATTACTAATCGTGGCAGAAGTACGGCTCCTTTAACTGTATTGCCAACGCTATGGTTCTACAATCGCTGGTGCTACAATAAATCAATGCCGCGTCCAGAGATAAGAGAGATAAATGCACAATGTGTGCAAGCAGATCATTATAAATTGGGACGATATTATTTGTATTTTCAAAAATCGGAAGATCGATTATTTACGGAAAATGAGACTAATTTCGCAGAAATTTACGAAGGGCGAGAAAATGAATCGGAATTTACAAAAGACGCATTTCATAAAGCCATTATTCAAAAAATAGGTTTGGATAAACTTCGTGAAAAAAAGTCAGGAACAAAATTTTCACCCGTTTATCAATACAAAATTGCTCCAGGCGGTACGCGTACCATTCATTTGCGCTTAGCAGATACATTTTTAGAAAATCCATTTGAAAAAGGATCGGAATATATCTTCAATTTGCGAAAAGCGGAAGCGGACGCCTTTTACAAAACGATCATTCCTGCGCATCTTTCTGATGATTTGAAAAATATCCAAAGGCAAGCGTATGCGGGACTTTTGTGGAGTAAGCAATATTATCATTTTGATATAGAGCGTTGGTTGTCAACGAGTGATGGTATCGCGCCAGTAAGTGAAGAGCGTAAACTGGGGCGAAATCATGAATGGGTGCATTTGAAAAATCAGAATGTGATCCTCATGCCAGACAAATGGGAATATCCGTGGTATGCAGCTTGGGATCTGGCATTTCAGTGTATCGCCGTCGCACGAGTCGATGCCGCGCTTGCTAAAAATCAATTGGTATTGATTATGCGTGAATGGTATATGAAGCCAGACGGGCAATTACCTGCCTATGAATGGAGTTTTGGTGACGTAAATCCGCCTTTACAAGCATGGTCAGCGTTGGAAGTGTATCAAATTGAAAAACGAAATACCGGAACTGGAGATATCTCTTTTTTAAAAAGAGTTTTTCAAAAATTGATTATCAATTTCACTTGGTGGATTAATCGGAAAGATCCCAATGGCAACAATATATTTGAAGGTGGATTTTTGGGTTTGGATAATATTGGTGTATTTAATCGTAACCACACGCCATCTGGAAATATGCGATTGGAACAAGCGGATGGGACGAGTTGGATGGGCATGTATGCATTGAATATGATGGATATTGCGCTGGAAATTGCCTTGAATGATTCTTCATTTGAAGATATGGGAACCAAATTTTTCGAGCATTTTGTATTGATTGCAGAGGCGCTGAATGAAATGGGAATGTGGAATGAAGAAGATAAATTTTACTATGATACTTTAGCTGAAAAAGGTGGCAATACATTGCATCTACGCATACAAAGTATTGTCGGATTGACAACGATGTTTGCCGTTTCTGTCATTAGTCGAACAGCTTTGAAAAAATTAGCGGATTTTAATAAACGCATCAATTGGTTTGAAAATTACAGAAAAATAAATGGTCGTTTTTGGCCCAATGAAGAAAAGGCAGAAAGTGAAAGAATTTTACTTTCTCTCGTTCCAAAAGATCGCTTGATTGCATTACTTTCTCGTATTTTAAATGAAGATGAATTTTTGTCTGAAGTGGGTATTCGTGCACTTTCAAAATACCACAAAGCCAATCCATATTCCGTAAATATTGGAGAGGAGCATTTCGAGATTAGTTACGATCCGGGAGATTCTGTTTCTGATTTCTTTGGTGGAAATAGCAATTGGCGTGGCCCTGTGTGGATTCCGATAAATTATTTACTGATCAAAAGTATTCGCAAATATGGGAAATTTTATGAAGATAGTTTGCAAGTGGAATATCCCACGGGCTCAGGTGATTATCTGAATTTAGAGAAAATCGCAGATGAGATTTCCCTGCGCGTAATTGGCATATTTACATTAGATCAAGAAAATGGTCGAAAATATATAGATCCTGCACACGCAGAATTTTATAAAAGACCAGAAAATCGAAATTTGATGCAATTTTTCGAATATTTTCATGGAGATTCTGGACGTGGATTGGGAGCGAGTCATCAGACTGGTTGGACTGCTTTGGTCGCTGAATTGATCGATCAAGTAAAAGATAGATTGGGATAA
- a CDS encoding HesB/IscA family protein — protein sequence MEAVAQPISITPTAIKEFKNILSAKSDAEEQFLRVGVKGGGCSGMSYVLGFDSQLPEDVVFEIDDIPCVVNKNHLIYLQGLEIDWHNGLDARGFIFNNPNASSSCGCGSSFAV from the coding sequence ATGGAAGCAGTAGCACAACCGATCAGCATAACGCCAACAGCGATTAAAGAATTTAAAAATATATTATCTGCCAAATCCGATGCTGAAGAGCAATTTCTTAGAGTCGGTGTAAAAGGTGGTGGTTGTAGTGGCATGAGCTATGTATTGGGATTCGACAGCCAATTACCAGAAGATGTTGTATTTGAAATTGATGACATTCCATGCGTGGTAAATAAAAATCATTTGATTTATTTACAAGGTTTGGAAATTGATTGGCACAATGGCTTGGATGCACGTGGATTTATTTTCAATAACCCTAATGCAAGTTCTAGTTGTGGCTGTGGCAGTTCATTTGCCGTATAA